A window from Acropora palmata chromosome 14, jaAcrPala1.3, whole genome shotgun sequence encodes these proteins:
- the LOC141865551 gene encoding uncharacterized protein LOC141865551 isoform X1, whose translation MMHYEARTSPMGRSFSNPLHLREVSLNSTGDESIFPTSTLSPRSDCSSSSDLISISWTARSGNSTNFLEDSVFGRSLVDENSMRLSFGHTDERESTVLGNWRKDQSITKPSWTNFKSSKEQVSRRTLPISKMFQMEQSNAGFMPITFTNFFSQRSHTPSPGISKMLLSLRDHAVKHPCTANASTLYQNTRTHCNPSELGQQTRDECMVFTKWANKLLQQSQDQFLITDLARDLGDGLTLLSLAGMLVGEYPPQVHIKPALDVQKIENVRTCLDFLQYYDVPVQDIAAVDIVKGNLKVVLALCHCLYRCFSPGEGSLYSSVHHLAEHNGVELFSWVSQVTGEPVTGFQSFEDGTVLWLLVNRILSNSVPDLVLKFGSPAEKVSSALKVSVEQLGIVTSIHADDIIKQSGQEKFLEFLNSLHLTYLRNTKTVQVDRSGSEGSILKRELKKLQTRDEKGKDNPLGSRLTYLGESSESRSLFSDSQLRCYFMKETEVPSAETEMTKQELRVSDIKVQNGTLNDTKRELDKLEKELRLLQLDYKSVQGGLFAHQSRASKHLQSPTSLLVRNARHIFDEKTELSPVLTYRSDEDGGKLSFGGYSLSEKHECFTQERRLHVQHQSIDDSFVFKEHHAKPSFLEKTQATASTQRKSCETVSRNRNEQASFGEEVRTSAPQRSVFSPSALDNCQLPQEFLVETKEISNIFDVEFSDLDTTLNNDREDKTVKRMLHVGKKITLDSTERESLENVRCGTGGGHSKGQQEPQRKPPTGQQRDTLSESRRLYGSSCDTLNFNHESVSNFSTPSGKALKESKNEFASCPSSSNSDPLNKPLAEKQFGTRNGIEPACHLQRTLSNEKRVRKEVLVKKSAMHSQPSSLKANTHALTALIRMSAKNAGASLSEES comes from the exons TAAATTCCACTGGTGATGAATCCATATTTCCTACGAGTACATTATCCCCGCGTAGTGACTGCAGTTCTTCATCTGATTTGATATCTATTTCATGGACTGCGCGATCTGGCAACTCAACAAACTTTTTAGAGGATAGTGTATTTGGAAGGTCACTAGTTGATGAAAATTCGATGAGGCTCTCATTTGGTCACACAGATGAAAGGGAATCTACCGTTCTTGGCAACTGGAGAAAAGATCAGAGTATCACAAAACCATCTTGGACTAATTTCAAAAGTTCCAAAGAGCAAGTCAGCAGAAGAACGCTTCCCATTTCTAAAATGTTTCAGATGGAGCAAAGTAATGCAGGGTTTATGCCAATAACTTTCACAAATTTTTTCTCACAAAGATCTCACACTCCGAGCCCAGGAATAAGCAAAATGCTTCTAAGTTTGCGTGATCATGCGGTAAAACATCCTTGCACTGCAAATGCATCCACATTGTACCAGAACACCAGAACACACTGCAACCCTTCAGAGCTTGGACAGCAAACACGTGATGAATGCATG GTTTTCACTAAATGGGCCAACAAGTTGCTTCAGCAAAGTCAGGACCAGTTTTTGATCACAGACTTGGCAAGAGACTTGGGTGATGGTCTCACTCTTTTAAGCTTGGCTGGGATGCTGG tTGGTGAATATCCTCCTCAGGTCCACATCAAACCAGCTCTTGATGTCCAAAAGATAGAAAATGTGAGAACTTGTTTGGACTTTCTGCAGTATTATGATGTGCCTGTCCAGGACATTGCTGCTGTGG ATATCGTCAAGGGAAATCTTAAAGTTGTGTTAGCCTTATGCCATTGTCTCTACAGGTGTTTCAGTCCAGGTGAAGGTTCTT TGTATTCTTCTGTACACCATTTAGCAGAGCATAATGGAGTGGAATTATTTAGTTGGGTGTCACAGGTAACAGGAGAGCCAGTTACTGGATTTCAGAG ttttgaagATGGAACCGTTTTATGGCTTTTGGTGAACAGAATTCTTTCTAACTCTGTCCCTGATTTG GTTTTGAAGTTTGGTTCTCCGGCTGAGAAAGTGAGCTCTGCACTTAAAGTGTCTGTCGAACAACTTGGTATTGTTACCAGCATACATGCCGATGATATTATAAAGCAGAGTGGTCAAGAAAAATTCCTTGAATTTCTAAATTCACTGCACTTGACTTACCTCAGGAACACAAAGACAGTACAGGTGGACCGTTCTGGTTCAGAAGGTAGTATCTTAAAAAGGGAACTTAAAAAGCTACAAACAAGAGACGAAAAAGGGAAAGATAACCCTCTTGGCTCTCGCTTGACTTATTTAGGGGAATCAAGTGAAAGTAGATCCCTCTTTTCTGATTCTCAACTTCGCTGTTATTTCATGAAAGAGACTGAAGTACCATCCGCAGAAACTGAAATGACGAAACAAGAACTTAGAGTTTCAGACATCAAGGTACAAAATGGGACATTAAATGATACAAAGCGAGAACTTGATAAATTAGAGAAAGAACTGCGACTTCTTCAACTCGATTACAAATCAGTTCAAGGCGGCCTTTTCGCTCACCAAAGCCGAGCGTCAAAACATTTGCAGTCACCGACAAGCTTGCTTGTAAGGAATGCGCGCCACATTTTCGACGAGAAGACTGAATTGTCACCAGTACTTACCTATCGTAGTGACGAGGATGGTGGcaaactttcttttggtgGGTACTCTCTCTCTGAAAAACATGAATGTTTTACTCAAGAAAGAAGACTTCATGTACAGCATCAGTCTATTGACGATAGTTTTGTCTTTAAAGAGCATCATGCTAAACCCTCGTTTCTTGAGAAAACTCAGGCTACAGCTTCCACACAGCGCAAATCATGTGAAACTGTCAGTAGAAACAGAAATGAACAGGCCTCCTTCGGGGAAGAAGTTCGAACAAGTGCCCCGCAGAGATCGGTTTTTAGTCCAAGTGCTTTAGATAACTGTCAGTTACCGCAAGAATTTCTCGTAGAGACAAAGGAAATAAGCAATATCTTTGATGTCGAGTTTTCAGATTTAGATACCACCTTGAATAACGATCGCGAGGACAAAACGGTGAAGAGGATGTTGCACGttggaaagaaaattacaCTTGATAGCACGGAAAGGGAGAGTTTAGAGAATGTTCGGTGTGGTACTGGAGGTGGTCATAGTAAGGGACAGCAAGAACCACAAAGGAAGCCCCCCACAGGTCAACAGCGGGATACGTTAAGCGAAAGTAGGCGATTGTACGGGTCGAGCTGTGATACATTGAattttaatcatgaatcaGTGAGTAATTTTAGTACCCCTTCTGGGAAAGCTCTCAAAGAATCGAAAAATGAGTTTGCTTCTTGCCCATCTTCAAGTAATTCAGATCCTCTGAACAAACCATTAGCCGAGAAACAATTTGGAACAAGGAATGGAATTGAACCTGCTTGTCATCTGCAGAGGACGTTATCAAACGAAAAACGCGTTAGGAAAGAAGTTCTTGTAAAGAAATCCGCTATGCACTCGCAACCCTCTTCACTGAAAGCAAATACGCATGCCCTGACTGCGTTAATTAGGATGAGCGCCAAGAATGCGGGAGCCTCTCTTAGTGAGGAATCTTAG
- the LOC141865551 gene encoding uncharacterized protein LOC141865551 isoform X2, which translates to MMHYEARTSPMGRSFSNPLHLREVSLNSTGDESIFPTSTLSPRSDCSSSSDLISISWTARSGNSTNFLEDSVFGRSLVDENSMRLSFGHTDERESTVLGNWRKDQSITKPSWTNFKSSKEQVSRRTLPISKMFQMEQSNAGFMPITFTNFFSQRSHTPSPGISKMLLSLRDHAVKHPCTANASTLYQNTRTHCNPSELGQQTRDECMVFTKWANKLLQQSQDQFLITDLARDLGDGLTLLSLAGMLVGEYPPQVHIKPALDVQKIENVRTCLDFLQYYDVPVQDIAAVDIVKGNLKVVLALCHCLYRCFSPVYSSVHHLAEHNGVELFSWVSQVTGEPVTGFQSFEDGTVLWLLVNRILSNSVPDLVLKFGSPAEKVSSALKVSVEQLGIVTSIHADDIIKQSGQEKFLEFLNSLHLTYLRNTKTVQVDRSGSEGSILKRELKKLQTRDEKGKDNPLGSRLTYLGESSESRSLFSDSQLRCYFMKETEVPSAETEMTKQELRVSDIKVQNGTLNDTKRELDKLEKELRLLQLDYKSVQGGLFAHQSRASKHLQSPTSLLVRNARHIFDEKTELSPVLTYRSDEDGGKLSFGGYSLSEKHECFTQERRLHVQHQSIDDSFVFKEHHAKPSFLEKTQATASTQRKSCETVSRNRNEQASFGEEVRTSAPQRSVFSPSALDNCQLPQEFLVETKEISNIFDVEFSDLDTTLNNDREDKTVKRMLHVGKKITLDSTERESLENVRCGTGGGHSKGQQEPQRKPPTGQQRDTLSESRRLYGSSCDTLNFNHESVSNFSTPSGKALKESKNEFASCPSSSNSDPLNKPLAEKQFGTRNGIEPACHLQRTLSNEKRVRKEVLVKKSAMHSQPSSLKANTHALTALIRMSAKNAGASLSEES; encoded by the exons TAAATTCCACTGGTGATGAATCCATATTTCCTACGAGTACATTATCCCCGCGTAGTGACTGCAGTTCTTCATCTGATTTGATATCTATTTCATGGACTGCGCGATCTGGCAACTCAACAAACTTTTTAGAGGATAGTGTATTTGGAAGGTCACTAGTTGATGAAAATTCGATGAGGCTCTCATTTGGTCACACAGATGAAAGGGAATCTACCGTTCTTGGCAACTGGAGAAAAGATCAGAGTATCACAAAACCATCTTGGACTAATTTCAAAAGTTCCAAAGAGCAAGTCAGCAGAAGAACGCTTCCCATTTCTAAAATGTTTCAGATGGAGCAAAGTAATGCAGGGTTTATGCCAATAACTTTCACAAATTTTTTCTCACAAAGATCTCACACTCCGAGCCCAGGAATAAGCAAAATGCTTCTAAGTTTGCGTGATCATGCGGTAAAACATCCTTGCACTGCAAATGCATCCACATTGTACCAGAACACCAGAACACACTGCAACCCTTCAGAGCTTGGACAGCAAACACGTGATGAATGCATG GTTTTCACTAAATGGGCCAACAAGTTGCTTCAGCAAAGTCAGGACCAGTTTTTGATCACAGACTTGGCAAGAGACTTGGGTGATGGTCTCACTCTTTTAAGCTTGGCTGGGATGCTGG tTGGTGAATATCCTCCTCAGGTCCACATCAAACCAGCTCTTGATGTCCAAAAGATAGAAAATGTGAGAACTTGTTTGGACTTTCTGCAGTATTATGATGTGCCTGTCCAGGACATTGCTGCTGTGG ATATCGTCAAGGGAAATCTTAAAGTTGTGTTAGCCTTATGCCATTGTCTCTACAGGTGTTTCAGTCCAG TGTATTCTTCTGTACACCATTTAGCAGAGCATAATGGAGTGGAATTATTTAGTTGGGTGTCACAGGTAACAGGAGAGCCAGTTACTGGATTTCAGAG ttttgaagATGGAACCGTTTTATGGCTTTTGGTGAACAGAATTCTTTCTAACTCTGTCCCTGATTTG GTTTTGAAGTTTGGTTCTCCGGCTGAGAAAGTGAGCTCTGCACTTAAAGTGTCTGTCGAACAACTTGGTATTGTTACCAGCATACATGCCGATGATATTATAAAGCAGAGTGGTCAAGAAAAATTCCTTGAATTTCTAAATTCACTGCACTTGACTTACCTCAGGAACACAAAGACAGTACAGGTGGACCGTTCTGGTTCAGAAGGTAGTATCTTAAAAAGGGAACTTAAAAAGCTACAAACAAGAGACGAAAAAGGGAAAGATAACCCTCTTGGCTCTCGCTTGACTTATTTAGGGGAATCAAGTGAAAGTAGATCCCTCTTTTCTGATTCTCAACTTCGCTGTTATTTCATGAAAGAGACTGAAGTACCATCCGCAGAAACTGAAATGACGAAACAAGAACTTAGAGTTTCAGACATCAAGGTACAAAATGGGACATTAAATGATACAAAGCGAGAACTTGATAAATTAGAGAAAGAACTGCGACTTCTTCAACTCGATTACAAATCAGTTCAAGGCGGCCTTTTCGCTCACCAAAGCCGAGCGTCAAAACATTTGCAGTCACCGACAAGCTTGCTTGTAAGGAATGCGCGCCACATTTTCGACGAGAAGACTGAATTGTCACCAGTACTTACCTATCGTAGTGACGAGGATGGTGGcaaactttcttttggtgGGTACTCTCTCTCTGAAAAACATGAATGTTTTACTCAAGAAAGAAGACTTCATGTACAGCATCAGTCTATTGACGATAGTTTTGTCTTTAAAGAGCATCATGCTAAACCCTCGTTTCTTGAGAAAACTCAGGCTACAGCTTCCACACAGCGCAAATCATGTGAAACTGTCAGTAGAAACAGAAATGAACAGGCCTCCTTCGGGGAAGAAGTTCGAACAAGTGCCCCGCAGAGATCGGTTTTTAGTCCAAGTGCTTTAGATAACTGTCAGTTACCGCAAGAATTTCTCGTAGAGACAAAGGAAATAAGCAATATCTTTGATGTCGAGTTTTCAGATTTAGATACCACCTTGAATAACGATCGCGAGGACAAAACGGTGAAGAGGATGTTGCACGttggaaagaaaattacaCTTGATAGCACGGAAAGGGAGAGTTTAGAGAATGTTCGGTGTGGTACTGGAGGTGGTCATAGTAAGGGACAGCAAGAACCACAAAGGAAGCCCCCCACAGGTCAACAGCGGGATACGTTAAGCGAAAGTAGGCGATTGTACGGGTCGAGCTGTGATACATTGAattttaatcatgaatcaGTGAGTAATTTTAGTACCCCTTCTGGGAAAGCTCTCAAAGAATCGAAAAATGAGTTTGCTTCTTGCCCATCTTCAAGTAATTCAGATCCTCTGAACAAACCATTAGCCGAGAAACAATTTGGAACAAGGAATGGAATTGAACCTGCTTGTCATCTGCAGAGGACGTTATCAAACGAAAAACGCGTTAGGAAAGAAGTTCTTGTAAAGAAATCCGCTATGCACTCGCAACCCTCTTCACTGAAAGCAAATACGCATGCCCTGACTGCGTTAATTAGGATGAGCGCCAAGAATGCGGGAGCCTCTCTTAGTGAGGAATCTTAG